From Camelina sativa cultivar DH55 chromosome 7, Cs, whole genome shotgun sequence, one genomic window encodes:
- the LOC104702420 gene encoding cyclin-dependent kinase B2-1-like, translating to MDPKTMRLKIADLGLARAFTLPMKKYTHEILTLWYRAPEVLLGATHYSTAVDMWSVGCIFAELVTNQAIFQGDSELQQLLHIFKLFGTPNEEMWPGVNTLKNWHEYPQWKPSSLSSAVPNLDEAGLDLLSKMLQYEPAKRISAKMAMEHPYFNDLPDKSSL from the exons ATGGATCCCAAGACGATGAGGCTCAAAATTGCAGATCTTGGTTTAGCAAGAGCCTTCACTCTGCCAATGAAGAAGTATACCCATGAG ATATTGACACTGTGGTACAGAGCTCCAGAAGTTCTTCTTGGCGCTACCCACTACTCTACAGCTGTGGATATGTGGTCTGTTGGCTGCATTTTTG CTGAACTTGTGACCAACCAGGCAATCTTTCAGGGAGACTCTGAGCTCCAACAGCTCCTCCATATTTTCAA GTTGTTTGGGACACCCAATGAAGAAATGTGGCCTGGCGTGAACACACTCAAGAACTGGCATGAATACCCACAGTGGAAACCCTCGAGTCTCTCCTCAGCTGTTCCAAACCTCGACGAGGCTGGACTTGATCTTCTCTCT AAAATGCTGCAGTACGAGCCAGCGAAACGAATCTCAGCGAAGATGGCTATGGAGCATCCTTACTTTAATGATCTGCCAGACAAGTCTTCTCTCTAA
- the LOC104702416 gene encoding protein PIN-LIKES 3-like has translation MMKILDLFITSLKPVVEILLITSVGFYLALDGVNLLGQDARKHLNNIVFYVFSPTLIGSRLADSVTYESLVKMWFMPINILFTFMIGSFLGWLVVVITKPPRHLRGLVVGCCAAGNLGNLPLIIVPAVCKEKGGPFGDPESCQKYGLGYVSLSMAIGAVYIWTYVYNLMRVLSNSPVEIPHDSVESNYDSCKVPLISSPEEEEEDYHKVGRWEKVKRRVVSLSEKVNLGTIFAPSTIAAMIALVIGIITPIRKLVIGTEAPLRVLQDSVTLVGDGAIPAITLIIGGNLLKGMRSSGMKMSSIIGVLVARYVLLPICGVLIVRGAYKLDLITKEPLYQFVLLLQYAVPPAMNLGTITQLFGTGESECSVMMLWTYSLASVSLTVWPTFFMWLVA, from the exons atgatgaAGATATTGGATCTGTTCATCACTTCACTTAAACCAGTTGTGGAGATTCTTTTGATAACTTCTGTCGGATTCTATTTGGCTCTTGACGGTGTCAATCTTCTCGGTCAAGATGCTCGTAAACACTTGAACAAC aTTGTCTTCTATGTGTTTAGTCCTACGCTTATCGGAAGCCGTTTAGCTGATAGTGTTACTTACGAGAGCTTGGTGAAAAT GTGGTTTATGCCGATTAATATTCTGTTCACGTTCATGATTGGTTCCTTCTTGGGTTGGCTTGTTGTTGTCATCACTAAGCCACCTCGGCATCTTCGTGGTCTCGTTGTTGGTTGTTGTGCTGCTg gGAATTTGGGGAATCTGCCACTTATCATTGTCCCAGCGGTTTGTAAAGAAAAAGGAGGTCCCTTTGGAGATCCTGAGAGTTGTCAGAAATATGGACTGGGTTATGTTTCTCTCTCTATGGCT ATAGGAGCTGTTTACATATGGACTTACGTGTACAATCTTATGCGTGTGCTATCCAACTCTCCTGTTGAAATCCCACATGACTCTGTTGAATCGAACTACGACAGCTGCAAAGTCCCACTCATTTCTTcaccggaagaagaagaagaagactaccATAAG GTTGGTAGGTGGGAAAAAGTCAAGCGAAGAGTTGTTTCACTGTCAGAGAAAGTCAACCTTGGGACAATATTTGCTCCATCAACTATTGCTGCG ATGATCGCGCTTGTGATCGGGATCATCACTCCTATAAGAAAGCTAGTAATCGGCACAGAAGCTCCTCTCCGGGTTCTTCAAGACTCAGTAACTCTAGTGGG AGATGGGGCCATTCCTGCTATTACCTTGATTATTGGAGGAAACCTACTCAAAGGTATGAGGAGTTCAGGAATGAAAATGTCCAGCATTATCGGCGTCCTCGTTGCGCGTTACGTTTTGCTGCCTATTTGCGGTGTTTTAATCGTAAGAGGAGCATATAAGTTGGATTTAATCACGAAAGAGCCCTTGTACCagttcgttcttcttcttcagtatgCTGTCCCACCAGCTATGAATCTAG GTACAATTACTCAGTTATTTGGAACTGGGGAGAGTGAATGCTCAGTGATGATGCTCTGGACTTACTCTTTAGCTTCGGTTTCACTCACTGTTTGGCCCACATTCTTTATGTGGCTTGTGGCCTAA
- the LOC104702421 gene encoding cyclin-dependent kinase B2-1, which produces MDEGVIAVSAMDAFEKLEKVGEGTYGKVYRAREKATGKIVALKKTRLHEDEEGVPSTTLREISILRMLARDPHIVRLMDVKQGLSKEGKTVLYLVFEYLDTDVKKFIRSFRSTGKNIPPHTIKSLMYQLCKGMAFCHGHGILHRDLKPHNLLMDPKTMRLKIADLGLARAFTLPMKKYTHEILTLWYRAPEVLLGATHYSTAVDMWSVGCIFAELVTNQAIFQGDSELQQLLHIFKLFGTPNEEMWPGVNTLKNWHEYPQWKPSSLSSAVPNLDEAGLDLLSKMLQYEPAKRISAKMAMEHPYFNDLPDKSSL; this is translated from the exons ATGGACGAGGGAGTAATAGCTGTTTCCGCCATGGACGCTTTCGAGAAGCTTGAGAAAGTTGGGGAAGGGACTTACGGGAAAGTTTACAGAGCCAGAGAGAAAGCTACCGGCAAAATCGTCGCTCTGAAGAAGACGCGTCTCCATGAGGACGAAGAAGGCGTTCCTTCCACCACTCTCCGCGAGATCTCCATCTTGCGCATGCTCGCTCGCGATCCCCACATCGTTAG GTTGATGGACGTTAAGCAAGGACTAAGCAAAGAAGGCAAAACTGTACTGTACCTGGTCTTTGAATACTTGGATACTGATGTCAAGAAATTCATCAGAAGTTTCCGTAGCACTGGCAAGAACATTCCACCCCACACTATCAag AGCTTGATGTACCAACTTTGTAAAGGAATGGCTTTCTGCCATGGCCACGGGATATTGCACAG AGATCTTAAGCCTCACAATCTCTTGATGGATCCCAAGACGATGAGGCTCAAAATTGCAGATCTTGGTTTAGCAAGAGCCTTCACTCTGCCAATGAAGAAGTATACCCATGAG ATATTGACACTGTGGTACAGAGCTCCAGAAGTTCTTCTTGGCGCTACCCACTACTCTACAGCTGTGGATATGTGGTCTGTTGGCTGCATTTTTG CTGAACTTGTGACCAACCAGGCAATCTTTCAGGGAGACTCTGAGCTCCAACAGCTCCTCCATATTTTCAA GTTGTTTGGGACACCCAATGAAGAAATGTGGCCTGGCGTGAACACACTCAAGAACTGGCATGAATACCCACAGTGGAAACCCTCGAGTCTCTCCTCAGCTGTTCCAAACCTCGACGAGGCTGGACTTGATCTTCTCTCT AAAATGCTGCAGTACGAGCCAGCGAAACGAATCTCAGCGAAGATGGCTATGGAGCATCCTTACTTTAATGATCTGCCAGACAAGTCTTCTCTCTAA